From the genome of Desulfovibrio psychrotolerans, one region includes:
- a CDS encoding ATP-binding protein, with protein MLFSLRHRILLLLSCIILVNLVGAGVTLWYTQRSQELQSGIIDTEVGAVTAAHDLTAELLSQRGYTTYFFLNGDETWLKQMQTHHKAFQDQLAKARNTSLLPGGREILNEIESQYIRYVYAREQVINHYKNNRKDDGARLHWTIRERFHNILDLCDQFRKLHEDSIRMQRTEFILQSQALVGLAVAGIFLSTVVGIWLGWVVFRRVLDPIRDMATGSAQDNTEHLPVDNEVEALGDKLRTLITDVGDVQKQLDASRESLMHSEKLALVGKLAAGVAHSIRNPLTSVKMRLFSLERSLELDDNQREDFEVVSEEISHVESIVKNFLEFARRPKLHPRRQSPSDVVDTSLRLLRHRLESNGIEVHLRRDAKLPEVPLDSDQLKEVFVNLFINACDAMVSGGAITVTEETGLIDPMGEVAVIRIADNGPGIPKDIMDKIFDPFFSTKEEGSGLGLAIARRVVEEHGGWLHVRPGEDGGAVFIIALPGVRRSAWLRS; from the coding sequence ATGCTGTTTTCGCTGCGCCACCGCATCCTGCTCCTTCTTTCCTGCATCATCCTGGTCAACCTCGTCGGGGCGGGTGTCACCCTGTGGTACACCCAGCGCAGTCAGGAGCTGCAATCAGGCATCATAGATACGGAAGTAGGAGCGGTAACAGCCGCCCACGATCTTACGGCGGAACTGCTTTCCCAGCGGGGCTACACCACCTATTTCTTCCTCAACGGCGATGAAACGTGGCTCAAGCAGATGCAGACCCACCACAAGGCCTTTCAGGACCAGCTCGCCAAAGCGCGCAACACCTCGCTGCTGCCGGGCGGACGCGAAATCCTGAACGAAATTGAATCGCAGTATATCCGCTACGTGTACGCACGCGAGCAGGTCATCAACCACTACAAAAACAACCGCAAGGATGACGGCGCGCGCCTGCACTGGACCATCCGCGAACGGTTCCACAACATCCTCGACCTGTGCGACCAGTTCCGCAAACTGCACGAAGACAGCATCCGCATGCAGCGCACGGAATTCATCCTCCAGTCGCAGGCGCTGGTGGGTCTTGCCGTGGCGGGCATCTTCCTTTCCACCGTGGTGGGCATATGGCTCGGCTGGGTGGTGTTCCGCAGGGTGCTCGATCCCATACGCGACATGGCAACAGGCAGTGCGCAGGACAACACGGAACACCTGCCCGTGGACAATGAGGTGGAAGCCCTGGGAGACAAACTGCGCACCCTCATAACCGATGTGGGCGATGTGCAAAAACAGCTGGATGCCAGCCGCGAATCGCTTATGCACTCGGAAAAGCTGGCACTGGTGGGCAAGCTTGCGGCAGGGGTGGCCCATTCTATCCGCAACCCGCTCACCTCGGTCAAAATGCGCCTTTTCTCGTTGGAACGCTCACTGGAGCTGGACGACAACCAGCGAGAAGACTTTGAGGTGGTCAGCGAAGAAATTTCCCATGTGGAAAGCATCGTGAAGAATTTTCTGGAATTCGCCCGCCGTCCCAAACTGCACCCGCGCCGCCAGAGTCCTTCCGACGTGGTGGATACCTCCCTGCGCCTGCTGCGGCACAGGCTGGAATCCAACGGCATAGAGGTGCACTTACGCCGCGATGCCAAACTCCCGGAAGTGCCGCTCGATTCTGATCAGCTCAAGGAAGTATTCGTCAATCTGTTCATAAACGCCTGTGATGCCATGGTCTCCGGCGGTGCCATCACCGTGACGGAAGAAACCGGACTTATCGATCCCATGGGCGAGGTGGCGGTCATCCGCATAGCGGACAACGGCCCCGGCATTCCCAAGGACATCATGGACAAAATATTCGACCCCTTCTTCAGCACCAAGGAAGAAGGGTCCGGTCTGGGACTTGCCATCGCGCGGCGCGTGGTGGAGGAGCACGGAGGCTGGCTGCATGTCCGCCCCGGCGAGGATGGCGGTGCCGTCTTCATTATCGCCCTGCCGGGAGTGAGGAGGTCTGCATGGCTACGATCCTAG
- a CDS encoding NifB/NifX family molybdenum-iron cluster-binding protein, giving the protein MKKILIALHGDEVSPRFDQTGEAWIGTIHDGAIMRRRNVVLPQASSEGLCHLAVTEGVDAIVCGGIEDEFYQYLHWKRITVYDNVIGPMEQVAQAYMEGSLAAGAVFTEGEQP; this is encoded by the coding sequence ATGAAAAAAATACTGATAGCCCTGCACGGAGACGAGGTTTCTCCCCGGTTCGATCAGACCGGCGAGGCGTGGATAGGCACCATCCACGACGGCGCGATCATGCGGCGGCGCAACGTGGTGCTGCCGCAGGCGTCCTCAGAAGGACTCTGCCACCTTGCCGTCACCGAAGGGGTGGATGCCATTGTCTGCGGCGGCATTGAGGATGAATTCTACCAGTATCTGCACTGGAAGCGTATAACCGTTTACGATAACGTCATCGGGCCCATGGAGCAGGTGGCGCAGGCATACATGGAAGGCAGCCTTGCCGCCGGAGCCGTCTTTACGGAAGGAGAACAGCCATGA
- a CDS encoding response regulator, with product MSGLRILFIDDEGAFTSTLLERLELRNIQAQAALDGHSGISRLDDAAREGTPFHAVVLDVLMPGMDGLETLRHIRQRHPEIPVVVLTGHGSTRDGMRAMQLGAADYLVKPVDIEELVRVVRNASEYAGTLPMQPAEPPQAD from the coding sequence ATGAGCGGCTTACGCATACTTTTCATTGACGATGAGGGAGCATTCACCTCCACGCTGCTGGAGCGGCTGGAGCTGCGGAACATTCAGGCGCAGGCGGCACTGGACGGGCACTCGGGCATATCGCGGCTGGACGATGCCGCACGGGAAGGAACCCCCTTCCATGCAGTGGTGCTGGATGTGCTCATGCCCGGCATGGACGGACTGGAAACCCTGCGCCACATACGCCAGCGCCATCCGGAAATTCCTGTGGTGGTACTCACCGGGCACGGCTCCACCCGCGACGGCATGCGCGCCATGCAGCTTGGTGCGGCAGACTATCTGGTAAAACCTGTGGATATTGAGGAGCTTGTGCGCGTGGTGCGCAACGCGTCGGAGTACGCGGGCACCCTGCCGATGCAGCCCGCAGAGCCTCCTCAGGCAGACTGA
- a CDS encoding sensor histidine kinase, whose protein sequence is MNMNELRARIRGFFAFPEGVDETRYAHLKRNIGVLMVMVSIVPLCLMALINFHIYRSTLDRELEAPMRGLVNKTKHSFELYLRERLSAVSFIASAYSWDELSTEETLGRIFHIAKQEFEGLVDFGLIDETGRQVAYVGPYNLKGKTYTDQPWFLQTRIRGSFISDVFMGFRNVPHIVIAVEGHTASGRIWVLRATINTDRFDELISHMDLDTGADAFLTTSRGVLQTNSRLYGATLSQLPFELPSASYQANVFHVDGPDGKHYFATCSAFVNPDFVLIAMRPVTDIVSSWYSLRTDLLMVLVGGVLLIALVAFKLTDMLVQRVMDSDRSRETAFREIEHTHKLSSIGRLAAGVAHEINNPLAIINEKAGLMKDLLDREPESEIRSRLTKQIEGVLSSVSRCRVITHRLLGFARRMDVSIEQLDVNEVLRDVLGFLEKEVIKRSVDLRLDFAEVAPVIASDRGQLQQVFLNIIANAFEAIQDGGIISIASRTSDEGVSITVQDNGCGMSSETMSHLFEPFFTTKKGTGTGLGLSITYGIIRKLGGRIDVQSEEGQGTTFTVHLPWGKRQEQ, encoded by the coding sequence ATGAACATGAACGAATTGCGTGCCCGCATACGGGGCTTCTTCGCCTTTCCGGAGGGCGTGGACGAAACCCGCTACGCGCACCTCAAGCGCAACATCGGGGTGCTCATGGTTATGGTTTCCATCGTGCCCCTGTGCCTTATGGCGCTCATCAACTTCCACATCTACCGCTCCACGCTGGACAGGGAACTGGAAGCCCCCATGCGCGGACTGGTAAACAAAACCAAGCACTCCTTCGAACTGTACCTGCGCGAACGGCTCTCTGCCGTCAGCTTCATCGCCTCGGCCTATTCGTGGGATGAACTGTCCACGGAAGAGACGCTGGGCCGCATCTTCCATATCGCCAAGCAGGAGTTCGAAGGGCTGGTCGATTTCGGGCTCATTGACGAAACAGGCAGACAGGTTGCCTATGTCGGCCCTTACAACCTCAAGGGAAAGACTTACACGGATCAGCCGTGGTTCCTGCAAACCCGCATCCGGGGCTCCTTTATCAGCGATGTGTTCATGGGCTTCCGCAACGTGCCGCACATTGTCATCGCCGTAGAGGGACACACCGCCTCCGGACGCATATGGGTGCTGCGCGCCACCATCAACACAGACCGCTTCGACGAACTTATCTCCCATATGGATCTGGACACAGGCGCGGATGCCTTTCTCACCACTTCACGCGGTGTTCTGCAAACCAACTCACGGCTGTACGGGGCAACGTTATCCCAGCTGCCCTTCGAGCTGCCTTCCGCCAGCTATCAGGCAAATGTCTTCCATGTGGACGGACCGGACGGCAAACACTACTTCGCCACCTGCTCCGCCTTCGTCAATCCGGACTTTGTGCTCATCGCCATGCGCCCGGTCACGGATATCGTCAGTTCGTGGTATTCCCTGCGCACCGACCTGCTCATGGTGCTTGTGGGCGGCGTTCTGCTCATTGCACTGGTGGCGTTCAAGCTCACGGACATGCTGGTGCAGCGCGTCATGGATTCAGACCGCAGCCGCGAAACCGCCTTCCGCGAGATTGAACACACCCACAAACTCTCGTCCATCGGCAGACTTGCGGCAGGCGTTGCGCACGAAATAAACAACCCGCTCGCCATCATCAACGAAAAGGCAGGGCTGATGAAAGACCTGCTGGACCGCGAGCCGGAGTCAGAAATCCGCAGCCGCCTTACCAAACAGATAGAAGGCGTTCTGTCCTCGGTCTCCCGTTGCCGCGTCATCACCCACCGCCTGTTGGGCTTTGCGCGCCGAATGGATGTGTCCATAGAACAGCTGGACGTAAACGAGGTGCTCCGCGATGTGCTGGGCTTCCTTGAAAAAGAGGTCATCAAGCGTTCGGTGGACCTGCGGCTCGACTTTGCGGAGGTGGCACCCGTCATCGCTTCGGACAGGGGGCAGTTGCAGCAGGTGTTCCTGAATATCATCGCCAACGCCTTCGAAGCCATACAGGACGGCGGCATCATTTCCATTGCCTCGCGCACCTCGGACGAAGGGGTGAGCATCACCGTGCAGGACAACGGCTGCGGCATGTCCTCAGAGACCATGAGCCACCTGTTCGAACCGTTCTTCACCACCAAGAAGGGCACAGGAACCGGACTGGGGCTCTCCATTACTTACGGCATTATCCGCAAACTCGGCGGCAGAATAGACGTGCAGAGCGAAGAGGGACAAGGCACCACCTTCACCGTGCACCTGCCCTGGGGCAAGCGGCAGGAGCAATAG
- a CDS encoding response regulator, protein MKNIKLLLVDDEQDFVETLAERLRLRELGPDVALNGEAALSIVNDAVPDVMLLDLMMPGIDGWEVLDRVKGQYPDVQVIIVTGHGSEADRKRAMENGAFAYMRKPVDFDQLVITIMAAYDHARSHTAATAETAMA, encoded by the coding sequence ATGAAGAACATCAAGCTGCTCCTCGTCGATGACGAACAGGATTTCGTGGAAACGCTGGCAGAACGGCTGCGGCTGCGCGAACTGGGGCCGGACGTGGCCCTGAACGGAGAAGCCGCCCTCTCCATAGTGAACGATGCCGTGCCGGACGTAATGCTGCTGGACCTGATGATGCCGGGCATAGACGGATGGGAAGTGCTCGACCGCGTGAAGGGACAGTACCCCGATGTGCAGGTCATCATCGTCACGGGGCACGGGTCAGAGGCAGACAGGAAGCGGGCCATGGAAAACGGAGCCTTTGCCTACATGCGCAAGCCCGTAGACTTCGACCAGCTGGTCATCACCATCATGGCAGCCTACGACCACGCCCGGAGCCACACAGCCGCAACCGCAGAAACGGCCATGGCCTGA
- a CDS encoding sigma-54-dependent transcriptional regulator, with product MATILVVDDDPQLRQSFEKLLKAEGHVVLTAPSGEAGIDIAAASEPDMAVLDVRLPGMNGLETFKILRGMYPALPVLVMTAYGTTETAIEATKMGAFDYVMKPFSVPDVLALIGRAVEVRKPVPSSAERQDASHALLGRSTAMQEVCKQIGRAAPTQATVLIRGESGTGKELVAHAIHKHSTRATQPFLVINCVAIPETLLESELFGYEKGAFTGAQNRKAGKIEQANRGTVFLDEIGDMPPSIQAKILRLLQERQIERLGGKQPVPVDVRIIAATNRDLEKAVSSGQFREDLYYRLNVVSLTLPPLRERHEDITLLAEHFLDKFSNELSMSNPGLTDRAKSVLEDYPWPGNVRELGNMMQKAIIFSRGLPLDAEDVASLLGGVSPSSGHLDNETEECVVRWVRQALLGEADEGLFEALGDRFCSIVIREALNMTDGNRTRAAKLLGMSRPTLIARIEKYGLRTETTIS from the coding sequence ATGGCTACGATCCTAGTGGTGGATGACGATCCCCAGCTCAGGCAGAGCTTCGAAAAGCTGCTCAAGGCAGAAGGCCATGTGGTGCTCACTGCGCCCAGCGGCGAGGCAGGCATAGACATCGCCGCCGCCTCAGAACCGGACATGGCCGTGCTGGACGTGCGCCTGCCGGGCATGAACGGGCTGGAGACCTTTAAAATACTCAGGGGCATGTATCCTGCCTTGCCGGTGCTGGTCATGACGGCATACGGCACCACGGAAACAGCCATAGAAGCCACCAAGATGGGGGCTTTCGACTATGTGATGAAGCCCTTCAGCGTGCCGGATGTGCTGGCACTCATCGGCCGCGCCGTAGAGGTGCGCAAGCCCGTTCCCTCCTCCGCCGAAAGGCAGGACGCATCCCACGCCCTGCTGGGCCGCAGCACAGCCATGCAGGAGGTGTGCAAGCAGATAGGCCGTGCCGCCCCCACGCAGGCCACGGTGCTCATCCGCGGCGAATCGGGCACGGGCAAGGAACTGGTGGCCCACGCCATCCACAAGCACAGCACCCGGGCCACACAGCCGTTTCTGGTCATCAACTGCGTGGCCATACCGGAAACCCTGCTGGAAAGCGAACTCTTCGGCTACGAAAAAGGGGCCTTTACCGGCGCGCAAAACCGCAAAGCGGGCAAGATAGAACAGGCCAACCGGGGTACGGTGTTTCTGGATGAAATCGGCGATATGCCGCCCTCCATTCAGGCCAAAATACTGCGCCTGCTGCAGGAGAGGCAGATAGAACGGCTGGGCGGCAAACAGCCTGTACCGGTGGATGTCCGCATCATCGCCGCCACCAACCGCGATCTGGAAAAGGCCGTGTCCTCGGGCCAGTTCCGCGAAGACCTGTACTACCGGCTGAACGTCGTCTCCCTCACCCTGCCCCCCCTGCGCGAACGCCACGAAGACATCACCCTGCTGGCCGAGCATTTTCTGGACAAATTCTCCAACGAACTGAGCATGAGCAACCCCGGCCTCACAGACCGCGCCAAATCCGTGCTGGAAGACTACCCGTGGCCCGGCAATGTCCGCGAACTGGGTAACATGATGCAAAAGGCCATCATCTTCAGCCGCGGCCTGCCGCTTGACGCGGAGGATGTGGCCTCGCTGCTGGGCGGTGTATCCCCCTCTTCCGGTCATCTGGATAACGAGACGGAAGAGTGCGTGGTGCGCTGGGTGCGTCAGGCCCTTCTGGGCGAGGCGGACGAAGGGCTTTTTGAGGCGCTGGGCGACCGTTTCTGTTCCATTGTCATCCGCGAAGCCCTGAACATGACGGACGGCAACCGCACCCGCGCCGCCAAACTGCTGGGCATGTCGCGCCCCACCCTCATAGCACGCATTGAAAAGTACGGCCTGCGTACGGAAACAACCATCAGCTAA